A stretch of DNA from Labeo rohita strain BAU-BD-2019 unplaced genomic scaffold, IGBB_LRoh.1.0 scaffold_1402, whole genome shotgun sequence:
GGTAAATAAAGCATCCCATGCCGACTGTCTGATACAGTACTGAAGAAGTTGAGTGCTATCAGTAACAAACAGAAGTGATTGTTTGAAGGCTTAATGGGATTACTAAGAGTGTGTAAAGTACTCACAATGCACTTAAAGTTAAAGTTTAAACCCCCCCGCCTCcaacacaaccagtcaaaagtttttgagtctcttctgctcaccaagcttgcatttatttgacccaaaatacagaaaaagcagcaatattgtgaaatatttttactatttcaaataattgctttctatttgaatacattttaaaatgtaatttatttctgtggtcaaagctgcattttcaacataattactccagtcttcagtgtcacatggtccttcagaaatcattctaatatgctgatttgctgttcaagaaacatttttattattattattattattatcattcatATTTagaacagttgagtacatttttaggattctttgatgaatagagatcagcaaagatcagcattcatctgaaatagaaagcttttgtaacattacacaatACACCATTAAGCTTGGAGTCTTATAATTAATAGTTAATCTtacataaatgttacaaaagattttgctgttcttcagaactttctattcatcaaagaaacctgaaaaaaaatattttcagctgttttcaataataataataataataataataatcatcatcatcatcatcatcatcatcattataataataatgatgctaaaaattcagctttgaagttacaggaataagttaccatttaaaatatattaaaaaaggcagttattttaaatagtaaatatatttaaaatgtttattgttttgctgtactttggatcaaatatatgcaggcttggtgagcagaagagacttttactgtccaaaaacttctgactggtagtgtacatttattattaaaacatcaaGTCAATATGAAAACTCACTGAAAAAAAAGCTCGCTCTGGCTCACTCTCTATATATATGAAGagatcagatgcaaaaccagctaaatccatctgacgtctttctttaaaaaaatgcatttttatcaggctcagatgtataggtttctatgtaagtaccgttacttctgattgggctaaggctggtattttaatgagtttgaagaaaaagtatttgatggacgtataatatgtgtcgagagcattcactcagtatcattatctcatttatgaccgagatggcttttagctggttttgcatctgcactcttcatatatatacctggtagtgtacatttattattagaacaatatgacagagagagagagagagagagagagagagggagagatcaacaaaaaggtacagttcacaGGACAGCGATTGCTTATTGAGAAGGATACGGAGCAATACGATCCCATTTCACATTAAGCATTCCGGAGACAATGCCGAAATCTTCAGGGGGGAACGAGTCATCAGACAGCTCAACCTCCAGGGCAGCActagagaaagagaaaaatacaatacattctaaaaatgtattttactaacattctaaattaaattagttCCACTAATACTCTATGCACATCAGACTTAACCCAAAGCCCACCACCTGTTAGACAGTGATGTGCTGAACTTCTGAGAGGGAACGATACCTGGTGCCCACGTTGTAGATGTTGTACTGCAGGGTAAGGTCTCGTCCCTCTACAGCATATCGGTTCAGCAGGGACTTGGAGGCTAACAGACGAGCTCCTTCTTCTCCTGCCACCAGACCCACTACAGCAACCAGAGCAAATATACAGAGCAGCCTCATCTGTGGAGTGAAATGgcatatttaattcattttcatttttttggataCAATGTCACAACAAAAATGATATTACTATTGTTAGAAAACGATTTGAACAAATGAAGTCCgttaatttaaaaagcaaaaacaactatATTCACTCATACAGTAAGTTAAACTAGAATAATGCATTCTATGAGGGGTAAAACAAGCAGCATTAACAACTTTTCTAACTGTGCAATAATGAATGAAcacatttcaaataatgttcatATTTGCAGCTTACAGTTATACATTAAacaaatctataaataaatctaacacacatttcacaattcagatttacttattttaaaactacGATACGTTACTTCAAACAGTTCATTCATTGTATGCTTACGTGTACAACACAAGCCCACAACAAACTACTTAATTTCATCATAATTATTGTACCGATCacaaataattgttttgaatgcactatagtaaaaacatttattattagattaAGCTCAATTATTCTATAATATATCAAAAATGTGACAAACAGAGATTACGTGTACTTCACAATCGCCCTAGATTATTGTACAGACAACATCGACTGCTTGCGTATACAgaataaagataaaaacataTTGTAATGTATCATTCGCAgcatatttagttttgtttaaaaaaagaaacattagcAGCCACTTTACCTTCGTCCGCTGGTTTGAACCCCAAAATTACGAAGACAGTTGAACGCACGCGCAGATGATTTTAGTCTTCCGCTAGCATGACGTGTCCACAGTTGTGTACGGAAACACTCTAAACCCCACAGCACCGCCTACTGCTTCGGCATGAAGACGtctaatgaaaaataaagccCGCAATCctgtgatgatttttttttttgttcatgaatttATTCCACTGTGAAAACTAAAAGCAGCTTGaaagataaaatataatatattagtaGCCTATTCATTAGTACCCTATAATATTTACGTGTATATTCTTTTATAGTGCTGGTGTATTTTCTAACTCTAAATGTTTTAACTGCAgaacaaaatatgacaaaatgcagtaggctatttaaaaaaaaaaaagtttcagacAGTTTagcctattatttattttatagcctATGTTATACGTTTCTTGTGTTGCGGTTTAATCTTGGGGCACAAACTTGCGGGGTAGCGGAAACACACGTGGTTTATTTTACACATGCTAGCATAACACAATTTgcggtatttactagttgccttATCAacactatattgagaaaaaagtgtgaaaactgcaaaattcaaaattcttttGAAAGACATATCGCTGAACGTTGTAACACTGTTACAATGTGCTCTTATT
This window harbors:
- the LOC127158230 gene encoding translocon-associated protein subunit beta-like encodes the protein MRLLCIFALVAVVGLVAGEEGARLLASKSLLNRYAVEGRDLTLQYNIYNVGTSAALEVELSDDSFPPEDFGIVSGMLNVKWDRIAPYPSQ